CAGGGGCCGGTGAGGCCGTCGCCGCGCCCGGCGTGGCAGTGGCAGTCGATGATGAGCATGGCGGTGGGTGAAAAATGGCAGCGGCAGTTCCGGCTTAGCCGTTGAAGGCGCTGAAAAACAGGTCGACGCCGCGCAGGGGCACGCGGCTTTTGCTGCGCACGGTGCTGGTGCCACCCGAGTTGCCGTCGATGGTGTCCATAGTGCCGTCGGGGTACACCTCGCGCACCAGGAAGTGGTGGCGGAAGGGCTGCTTGGTGGCAGGGTCGAGGTTGTAGTAGCCGATGTCGCCCTTCTTCACCCGCGCCGCCGGAATGCTGCGGAAAGCCGGATTGGCACTGATGCCCTTGCCGATTTTCCAGGTGCCCACGTTTAGGCCGGCGGCGCGGTGGGCCCACAGCGCGAAGATGCCGCACCAGTGCGGAATGCCCGCCGTGTTGCTCACGCTGGTGCTGCGCTTGAGGTTGTTTTCCTCCCAGCCGGACTGTACGTAGTCGGGCGCAGCGGTTTCAAACAGTATTTTCAGCTTCTGCCAGCCCTTGCGGAAGCCGTCGGCCCCGCGCAGCTTCGCCTCGATTTTTGGCTCAGCCATCATGCCCAGCGCATTGGCCACAATGGCTTCGCGCAGAGCCGCTTCGGAGCCGCCGGCGGGCGGCACAGGCACCGGCCCTACATTGCCGGGCTGGGGCACCGGCCCCACAGGAACAGGCGCGGCGCCCAGGGTGGCAAAAATCTGCTGCACGCGCTGCACAAACAGGGCGGTGTAGCTCTTCGTGCACATCACATCGCAGGCCACCATGCGCACGCTTTCCCAGTCGCCCACGCGCACTTTGTTAATACTGTTGGTCTTTTTGCCAAAGAAAATCTTGAGCGCGCCGAGCGCAAACTCGGTGCTTTGCATGAACAGTGCCTGCCAGTCGGCGTTGCTGGAGCGGGTGGCCACGGAGTCGAGGCTGAGGCCGCGCCACTGGGCCTTTTTTTGCAGGATGATGGGGTCGGAACCCGAGTAGTTCTGCACCGAAGGGATGAGCCACTGGTAGGCGTTGCGCCAGGTAATCTGGATGTAGCCGCGGCCCCGAAACTTGTAGAAATCCGCCTCTTGCACAAAGCCGGCGATGGCCGGGTCGGTGCTGGTCGAGGCCGCGTCTGTGGGGTAGGCCTCGCCGCCCCAGCGCGCGTCCTTGGTGTTGGCCAGTTGGGCGCCCAAAGGCTTCTGGCCGTGCGCTTCCAGGAATTCCCGGTTGTTGAACAGCTCCAGCGCCCGCTTATTCGAGCCGGTATTGTACGACACCTTGAGGCCGGGAATGCGGTTGAAGGCATAGGCCAGGCCGGGGTGGTCGGGCAGGCCCACCTTTTCGGCAATAGGCCGCATGGTGCCGCCCGTTTCGTTCACAATCACGCTTTGCAGGGCGGCAAACTGCGCGAAGTTGATGTCGGGGGAATTAAACACGCGCGGAATGCCGTCCCAGAACTGCAGGAAGCCCGCTTTGGCGTCGGCGGTGGCGGGCATGGTCACGGGGTAGGTTTTGCCGCCATGGGTGCGCACCCAGGCGCCGCGCCCGCCCACTTTGCCCCGGAACCAGTCCACGAAATCCTGCCCGGTGCGGGCCAGGAAGAAGTTATTGATGTCGGCCGCGTTGCGAAAGCGCACGGTGCTCACGTCGGTGCCACCGCTGGGCGTGGTGCCGACGGGCTGCGTTTTGGGCGGCACCGTGGGCACCACCGCGCCGCCGGCGTCGAGCTGGCCCCACGTGAGCGGGCCCACCACGGCATCGACCACCAGACCCCGCCCCTGCTGGAAATTGCGCACGGCGGTCTGGGTTTTGGGGCCCCACACGCCATCGTTCACCAACGGCTGAGGCAGGCTCACCTTGTGGAAATTGAGCCGGCACTGCAGGTAGCGCACGTACTCGCCCCGGGCGCCCAGGCGCAGGGTGGGCCGGCCACTGCCGGGGCTGGCGCAGCCGGGCGCCACGTCGGCGAATTCGTAGCCCATTTCCTGCTCAAAGCCAAGCTCCTGCTGGCCTGGCGGGCGCCGGCTGGGCAGTTGGGCAGATTCTACGGTGCGCTGCATCTTATTGTGCTTCTCGTAGGCGCCGGCCACGGCTTTGGCTACGTCATACACAGGCTTGAAGGCGCCCTGCGGGCCCAGCGCCAGGGCGCCGGTCAGGGCCGCGGCCTGGCCCAGCTGCTTCAAGCGGCTCCACCAGCCCTCGTCTTCCAGCTCCATATCAGAGATGTAATCATCCTGCAGGAGGGCGTTCAGCAAATGGGAATTACTACTGCTATTATCTTTGTAATCAATATCATGCCCACAATGCCCGCAACCGCAGCTGCAGGTTTCAGGTGTGGCGGAGCGGGCACTGGGTGCGGCTTCGGCCAGCGTGCGCAGCTGCAGCTTGTCGGCCAGGTGGAAGCGGCTGAGGTAACGGGCCAGGCCGAGGTAGCAGCTTTGGCACAACGGCTCGCCCGTGACGAGCAGAATGCGCCGAACCTGCAGCGGAAAGCCCGGCCGGGCGCCCGCCATGCGGTTGAACCAGGTGATGAGCTGGCGCTCGGGGTGCTGCTCGTGGCCATAGGAGCCGCCGGTGGGCGTGCGCCGTAGCGGCACGCGCAGCACGGTGCCCACTTTAGGGTAGATGATGGCCACGGCCGCCGGCGCATTGGTGCGGCTGCGGCTACGGGGCGAAAGGGTTAGCGTCGGATTCATGGCGTAGGGCAACGGAAAGAGGTGAGGAAAACCAGTCGGTGCCGCGGGCCAGGTGGGCCAGGGCAGCGGCGGCGTAGTCGATATCGGCCGCCGAATGGTCGGCCCGTAGGCAGAAAGCCACTTCGGGCACGCCGGGCCGGGTTTCGCCGGCCAGCAGCAGGGTATTGAGGCCGGCCTGGCGTAGCTGTTGGTGCAGGCCCAGGGCGGCTGTGGTGCGGTCCAGCACTATTTTCTGGACCGGAAAGTCGTCGCCCAACGGCCGGATGCCCGCCCGCGCCAGCGCCCGCCGAAACTGCGTGATGCGCAAGCCCAGCCGGCGCCGGGCCGCGTGGCCGTGGCGGGCATCGTGGCGCAGGGCCTGCTCGGCGGCCCAGGCGTGCCAGGCCGATACCGGACTGGTGTGCACCCGCGTTTCGGCCCGCCGACGGAACTGCGCAAGCCGGCTGGCGCGACCCGCCAGCACGGCTACCGGCACGCCCAGGCCCTTGGCCAGGGAGGTAATGGTCAGCAGCTCGGGGCCTAGCCCTTGCGGCGTAAGGCGGGCCCAGCGCAACAGCCCGCCCCCGCCCTGCCCCAGCGGCCGGTTGCGGGCCGGGTTAGCTCCCAGCACGCCAAAAGCTTGGGTATCATCAATCAGCAGCACAGCGCCGGGGTGCGAATCCAGCAGCTCTCGGTAGTGCGCCAGCGGCGCGGGGCCGCGGCCAGGGTGCCAGCCATCGGTCACGAGCCAGGGCGTACGGCCCTGCTGCTGATAGGTGTGCAGCACCCGCGCCAGGCCGGGCAGGTCATCGGCCCGAAATGTGGCCACGGGCAGGCCACGGGCGCGAGCGCGAAGGCTGCCCCATTGCCCTACCGGGTACAGTTGGCGCTCCAGCAGCACCACACCGCGGGCCGGCACCAGCCCAAACACGTCCCAGAACAAGTGCAGGGAGGACGGAGCCAGCTCGCCGGCTTCCAGGCCCTGGCGCCGGGCCACGGTGTGGGCCACCCACTGGGCCCGACCGTTGTGGTCGAGCACCGCCGGGCGGCCGGTGGTAAGGGCCAGGCCCGGGGGCGGCGGCGGGAATGCTTGTGGGCCCAGGTACAGCGCCGAGGTGAAATCGAGCATGGGCGGGTGATTCAAAAGGTAAGCTTGGTTGCGGCGCTAGCGGGCGCCTCACCCCCGGTTCCTCTCCACTGGGAAAGGGGGGCCAGTCGACCCAAAGCTTTTCCGGTGCCCCCTCTCCCTGTGGAGAGGGGGTCAGGGGTGAGGCGCCCCGCCAGCACGAAACCCCTACTCGCCCAATGCCTTACGGCGAGGGACAGGCACGGCAAACGGGCGACGTCCCTGGGCCAGCGGGCCGTTGAGCTGGCGGCTGCGACGGAGCTGGCCCTGCTGCAGCGCGTTCTGGCGCTCGATGAGCTGGGCCGGCTGCAAGTACCGCTCCTCGTTCTCGGGCAGGTTCTGGCGGATATCGCCGAGGTCGGTGGCCAAATCGATGCCCGTCACGGCCTTGTAGGCGTGGATGTAGCGTTGAATTTCTTCTCTCCAGTAGTGGGCCCAGTTGGCGGCGCTGGTGGCGCCCACGGTGGGGCTGTTCCAGGAGCCGTAGCGGATGCTGAGCAGCAGCTGCTCGCCAAACGCACCCAGGTCGCGGAAGTGCGTGATGTTGGTCGGGTTCCAGCCCTGCAGGCTCTTCATGTTGTCGACGCGGTCCATCCAGGGCTCGGAATACGGCACCATGACGCGGCCGCCCAGAAACTCGCGCACCTCGGGCCGGGCCAGAATCCACTGCTGGGTCATCATCTCGGCGCGGGCCGTCCAGGGCAGGTCGCCGTACTGGTTGTGGGCGCCTTCGGCCAGGGTCAGGTGCACTTCGCGCAGGTGATTGAGGATGGGGAAGCCGTCGGGAATCACCGTCGTGAAGTTGGCCTGCTGGTAGAACTCGGTGCAGGCGCGCAGCAGGCTGTGGAAGCCCCGCAGGAAGAACGTGCGGTGCTCGGCCACGGCAATGTTCTGCACACCGCGCCCAATCAGCCCGAAGCCGTACTCGTACTGGTATTCCAGGTTGCGGCGGTTCATGGTCAGGCGGTTGCGCTCGTCCTCGATGTAGCCCCAGATGATGTTGTTCAGGGGCCGCAGTGGGTCGATGGCCAGGTTGGCCAGCGGGTCGGGGCCGGGGCCGGGCCGGCGCACGTTCTGGAAGCGCAGGCTCAGGGCGTTCATGGTTTGCACCAGGCCGCCTTCTTCGTGCCAGTACGACCAAATCAACTCCATGAGCGGCGGCGCTTCCACGCGCGAGCGGAGGATGCCGTAGGTGAGCTGCCCGCTTTTGATGATGTCGTCGGGCTCCTTGAGCGGCACCTCCTTCAGGCGCTCCCGAATGGTGTCGAGGTAGGGCACCGCCAGCGCCGCGCCTTCTTCGTCGCCCAGACTTTTGAGGTATTCCTCGCGCATGCGGCTCAGGTCGAAGGGCTTGCCGCCGGTGCGCTGCAGTTCGCTGTTGGCCCACTGGGGGTCCGAATCGCCGGGGGCGGCAATGGGCGCCAGGCCCACTTCCTGCATCAGGAAATACTCGGTGGCGTACTTGAGCACAGCGTAGGAGGCGGCGCGGCTAAAGGGCAGCTGCCGCGACGACACGTAGGCCCGCGCCGACATGCCCAGCTGCGAAGTCCGGTCGGTCAGCACGTTGTCGATGAAGTTGCAGTACCGGCTGAAGTTCAGCGTGCGGCGCCGGATGAGCCCCCACAGGTCCTGGTCGTCGCTGGCTTCGCGCTGCGCCTGAAACAGCGTGACCGGCAGCGGCAAAGGCAGCGGCGTTGCCGTGGGACCGGGGTCAGGCGTGGGCGTGGTGTCAATCACCGTCACGTCGCCCACGGCCAGCCGCGTTTCGCTGATTTCCAGCCCCGTCGGGTGCTCCTCGTTTTTCATGGGCTTGGCGCTCAGCAGGCGCCCGCGCACCGAATAGCGGCCTGCATCCCGCCAATTGTTGAGCCGCCACATGGGGGCCACCACGTTGTTGGTGATGCTGAGCCTGTTGCGCACTGTTTGCAGAGGCGAGCAAAAGGGCAGTGGCGGGTCGTTGGGCTCGGGCGTGAGCGTGAGCTGCCGGCTGCTGATGGTGTAGTTGTAGCTCTGCTCCAGGCGCTCAGTGGGGTCGTCATCTGACCAGAATTCCAGCGTGATGCTGCCGGCGGTGGTCAGCAGGGTGGCCAGCGGGATGTCGCCCTCGGCCGACAAGGTCAGTTCCAATTCCGTGTCGTTGCCCACCCGGATTTTGGGTTTGGTAAACGACAGTTCGCCCCGCAGCGGAAACCCCGATTTGGAGGTTGAGGTAGTGGCTTCCATGATGAATTAAATGGTTTGAAGTGAAGGGGTTGACACCGCAGCCGGGGCTGCCGGCGCGGTGCAGTAGTTGCGGGCCCGATTCAGGGCCCAGCGGTTGAGCATGTGCGAGAGCACGCGAGCCTCCTCGTTGGTGCTGATGCGGCCGTCGGCCTTGGCCTGCCCCACCACCGCAAACACCAGCGACGGAGCCACGTGCTCGCGCAGGTGGGGCTGCTGCTGCCAGGCCTCGAACAGGGCCTGCAGCTGGTCGGGCTGGCGCTCGGCCACCGGGAAAATGTCGGCCACCCGCTGCCCGCGCAGCGACTTGGGCCGGTGGTTGAGCACCAGCTCGGCGAAGGCGGGCAGGGCGGCTTCGAGGCGGTCAATCAGGTCGCGCTTGTCGGCGCTGAGCTCGTCGGTGGGATACAGCTCCTCCCACTGCCGGCTTAGGGCTGCCCACTGCGGGTGCGGAAACAGCACCGCCCCCAGCGCCAGGCTGATTTTCACCCGAATCCACGGGAACGGGTGCGGCCCGTCGGTGCCGATGCGGAACACAAAGTAGCTTGGCAAACTCACCACGCTCAGCAGCCCGTAGGTGGCCGTGATGCCCAGGTGGCCCATGGCCCAGCAGTCCGACAGTATCTCGTTCAGCCAGCGGCTATATAGCTGCCATGGCAGCGCGTTTCCCCGGTCGCCGGCCGCCGTGTGCCGCTCAATGGCCTGCTTGAGCGAGGTGGTCAAATCCAACAGCTCGGAGCCCTGGTGGCCCACTTCGTGAATGAGCGAAGAGGCAATGCCCGACCCAATGAGGCGCTCACGCGGAATCTGAATCACGCCCACCGGGCTGAGGTCGCCGCCCGGCAGGCGGGTGCGCGCCCGCCGGATGGCCGCCCCGTGCCCACGCTCCAGGAAGCACACCAGCGGCGGGGCTTCGTAGTAGTTGCCGGGCAGGCACAGGGCGTCTTCGGCCAGCACGTCGAGGCCGGCCACCCAGGTGCCGGTGCCGTGCTCGGAGCGCTGCCCCAGCACGTCGGCAAAGATGTCGACCTGGTCGAGCAGGTTGTTGAAGCGCATCTTCAGCAGCACGTAGCGGGCCTGGGTTTTGGCGGCGCTGAGCCGGCGGCTTTCGGGGCTGCGCAGCCAGCGCACAAACTCCAGCAGCCGGCGGCGCAGGTCGAACGCCACGTGCGCCAGGTGCGCGTTGATGGCCGCCTGCGCCGGCGCCGACACGGCCGCCGCCAGCACCATGGGCGTGCTCAGCGAGAACGAGCGCACGGTTTGGAGGCGGCCAAACAGGGCCAGCGTTTCATTCACCAAAAACCGGGTATCGGCGGCGGTTCGCATCGGTAAGGGAGTAAATGTGTAGATGAGTAAAGACTTAAGGTTTTAACTCCTAATAGCTTTCCTCAGAGCTGGATAATGAGCGTGCTGCCGCGGCGCATCCATGTGCCGCGCGTGGGGCCCTGCTCGCCCGTGCCGTTGGCTTCGGGGCCGTCGTAGCCCGAGGGGTCGTAGCCGTTGGTGGCCGGCGCCTGGCCAAAGCCATTGCCCTGGCCGTAGTCGTTTGAGGCGAAGCCGGGGCCCGGCACACCGGGGCGACGAAAACCGCCGGCCCCCGGCCGCTGGAAGCCCGGATGGGGCCGCCGGGTGCCAGCGCGCTGGCCGGGCCGGGCGCCCATGGAGCGGAACGTGCCGTTGGGGTTGCGGGGCCGCAGCAGGCCGGGGGCGTGCTGGCGGGCCGCGCCCGAGAGGGCCTGGCGCACCACGGCCGCCATGGGCGCCCCGCGGCGCTGGGCGTGCAGGCTGGCGGCCCGGTTGGCTGCCGAATTGGCGAAGCGCACGTAGGCGCGGGCCACTTCAAACTCCTGGTCTTCGGGGCTCAGGCCTTCCAGCTCCAGCTCGAAGAGGTTGCTGGCGGCCGAGCCCAGCTTGTTGCCAATCATGCCCCCCAGCGGCCCGCCGAAGAAGGTGCCCAGCGCGCCGCCCGCAATGGGCAGGGCTTTTTTGGCCACGGTCTTGAGCACGCCACCAATGGCGCGGCCCACGCCCGACTTGGCAAAATTGCCAATGGCCTTGCCCGCGCCTTTGATGAGCTTGCCGAGGAACTGGTTCAGCTCCTGCTCGTTGCTCACTTCCAGCAGCTCGTGGGCCAGCTCCATTTCCATGGTTTCGTTCAGCTCGCCGCTGTACTCGTGGCTGTATTCGTTGCTGAACTCCTGGCTGTACTCGTTGGCGTATTCGCCGCTCATCTCGAACGACTCACCCTGAGTCTCACCGCTGGTTTCGCCCAGGTATTCGGGGTTGAACTCAAAGGTTTCCATGGAGTGCCCGCCGGCTTCCAGTTCCTGGCCGATGGCTTGCTCAAATTCCTGAGAAAATTCGTTGTGGTACATGACATTGGGGGTAAAGTGAAGGGTGTGAGAGTTGGGTTCGGGTGAAAAAACTACAGGCCGTAGAGGACCACCACGCCGTCGCGGCGCTCCCAGCGGCCACAGCTGGCGCGCCGGGTGGGCCCGCTGAGCTGCAGGTCGCCGTTGAGCAGGCCGGGGGCGTAGTAGGGCGCGGTGGCCGTGAGCACCTGCCGGCCCAGGGCGCCGGGGCGCAGGCGCGGGTTGCGGCGCAGGGCGCGGTTGGCGCGCCGGGCCACGTCGGAAGCAAAGCGCACGTAGGCGCGGGCTATTTCCAGCTCCTGGCTTTCGGGGCTGAGGGCTTCGAACTCCAGGCCGAATACTTTTTTGGCGTTGTCGGCCAGGAAATTGCCGGCCTGGGTACCCGCCCAGTTGCCGGCCGCCGAGCCCGCGTAGCCGCCGGCCTTGCTGCCGGCCCACTGTCCGGCGCGGGCACCCAGCGGCCCCAGCCGGCCGCCAAGCGCGGCGCCGGCCCGGCCGCCCAGGGCGGCACCGGTCTGCCCGCCGTATTGGCCGGCCAGCTGCGGCAGGGTTTTCTTGCCAAAATCGACGAGGTAGCGGCCCACGCTTTGCCCGGCCGGCGACTTCGCCAACTGCGAGGCCGCGCCCGCCACCTTGCTCACCAGGCTGCCCAGAAACTGGTTCAGCTCCTGCTCGTTGGTTACTTCCAGCAGCTCGCCCACCAGCTCCTCTTCCTGGCTCATCTCGAAGTTTTCGCCGTTGGTTTCGCCGCTGAACTCCTGGCCGAATTCCTCTTCGAACTCCTGGCCCATTTCCTCCTCGTATTCGAATTCCTGGCCCAGCTCCTGGCCGTATTCGCCGCTGGTTTCGTAGTTCTCGTATTCGCTGTTGGTAGCGACCCCGGATTCAAATTCCTGCAGGGTGCGGTCGATGTTGTGCATGGTTGACAAGGGAAAGAATTGAGAGATGCCTCCCCTGTTTTCAATCCCAGTGCCAAGTGTGCCAGGGCCATTTCCAGCCATTGAAGCGGGGTACGGCCCGAAATAAATTTCGCCAGCCCGCCAAAGGCCGGGATTTGACGAAACTGATTTCGCCGCCCGCCGCGGCGTAATGCAAACCGCCTTCCGCCGATAACTGGGCAACCCTGGCTTCCTATCTTGCCGCCGCGATGTCCCACGCCATGCCCCTCTACTCCCCCGGCCTGCACATTCTGGCCACGTTTGCCGCACCGGCAGCCGCTCTGCGCGACGCCGCCGCCTGCCGCACGTTCTTCGATGCCCAGGTGCGGGCCTTCGGCCTGGAGAAGGTGGGCGAAGCCTACCACTCCTTCCCGGCCGATGAGAACGGCGCGGGCGGCTTCACGGCCGTGTTGGCGCTCACCGAGTCGCACCTGAGCATCCACACCTGGCCCGAGCACGGCCTGGCCACGTTCGACGTGTTTCTCTCCAACTTCCGGCGCGACAACGCGGCCACCGTGCGCGGCATCTACGCGGCCACGCTGGCGTTTTTCGGGGGCATCGAGCAGCACAAAACCGAAGTCCGCCGATGAGCGCAACTGCTACTCACCGGCCCGAATCGGCCCAGCTTGATTGCCCTTCCTGCGGCACCGGCATCACCTACTACGACGTGGAGGGCAGCGAATTCTACGCCTGCCCCAACTGCCACGCCTATTTCCGGTGGTCGGGTGAGGAAACGCCGAAAGTCTTCGGCAGCTACAAGGCCGGGCCGCAGGAAGCGCCCCTCTTCCCGCTGGGTGCGCTGGGCACGCTGGCCGACCAGCGGTGGCGGGTGGTGGGCTTTGTGGAGCGCTGCGAGCTCCGGGCCGAGCAATACCGCTGGACGGAATACCAGCTTTTCCAGCCCGAAACTGCCGAATACGCGCAGCTGGCGCAGTACCGGGGCCACTGGATGCTGGTGCGGCCGGCCCGGGAGGAAATCAAGCATACCAAGCTCAACGGCCGGTTTGTGACCATGCCCGACGGCACGTACCGACTGTACAACCGTTATCAGGCGCGGGTGCTGTGGGCGGTGGGCGAGTTTGATTGGGACATCGAGGGCGACGACCGGCTAAAAATTGCCGAATTCATCCTGCCGCCCCAGATGCTGGTGCAGGAGAAAGCGCCGAACAACACGGTGGTGTGGTACCGCGCCGAGCACGTGGAGCCCCGCGAGGTGGCTTCGGCTTTCAACCTGAGGCCGGGCGCTATGCCGCCGCAGGAAGGCGTGGGCGCCATTCAGCCCGACCCTGTGAAGGCCAGCTGGCCGGCGCTTTCCACGCTTACCACTGTGGCTTTTGTGGTGCTGCTGCTATTGCAGATTGGCCAGCACCTGCGCCACCCCGACCAACTGCTGCTGAAGGCCAGCCTGCAGGTATTGGCCGACACCACGGCCAAAACCGCTCCCGGCACCGGCCGGGTCATCGTGTCGCCCTCCTTCACCCTCGACCACCAGGCGGCGCTGCAAATCGACCTTACCACCACCCTCAACAACCAGTGGCTGGAGCTGCCCGTGAGCCTCGTGAACGAGCAAACCGGCCAGGGCTTTGAGTTCACCAAAAACATTGAGTTTTACAACGGCGTGGAGGGCGGCGAAAGCTGGACCGAAGGCAGCCGCGACGCTGACGCCGTGCTCTCGCGGGTGCCGGCTGGGCGCTACCATCTCAATTTCTACCCCTTCACCGAAGCCGGCCCGGCCGCACCTAGCATCGAGGTGCGCGTGACGGCCGACCCGCCCCTGTGGTCGAACTTTTTCGTGGTGCTGCTCCTGCTGCTCGTCTTTCCCGCATGGCAGTATTTCCGCCGCGCCAGCCACGAAACCCAGCGCTGGAGCCAAAGCGACTACGGCCCTGACTCCGAATAACCTTCTGCCTTTATGCTCGAACGCTTGTTGATTTCCCTGCGGCCCGTGCGCTTCTACGCGCTGCTGTTGCTACTGCCGCTGGGCTGGTTTGCCTGGGGCACCGCCACCGGCACTCGCCTGCTCGGCGACGACAACGAAAGCACCGAAACCCTGAGCGCCGGCTCTGGCAGCCGCGGCGGCCGCGGCAACATCGGCCACGCCCGTTTTTATCACAAGTAACTTTTCAGCTCATGGAATACCTCAACCTCAAGGCTTTCGCGGCGTCCATCGTCTACTCGCTGCTTGGCATCGTCATTCTGGTGGTCAGCTTTTACGTGTTCAACAAGTTGACGCCGGGCACCTTGCGCAAGGAAATTCTGGAAGACCACAACACGGCGCTGGCCATTCTGGGCGCGGCGTTTATGCTGGCCGTGGCCCTCATCATCAGCGCCGCCA
This DNA window, taken from Hymenobacter sp. 5317J-9, encodes the following:
- a CDS encoding S-adenosylmethionine decarboxylase; translation: MSHAMPLYSPGLHILATFAAPAAALRDAAACRTFFDAQVRAFGLEKVGEAYHSFPADENGAGGFTAVLALTESHLSIHTWPEHGLATFDVFLSNFRRDNAATVRGIYAATLAFFGGIEQHKTEVRR
- a CDS encoding aminotransferase class I/II-fold pyridoxal phosphate-dependent enzyme, which encodes MLDFTSALYLGPQAFPPPPPGLALTTGRPAVLDHNGRAQWVAHTVARRQGLEAGELAPSSLHLFWDVFGLVPARGVVLLERQLYPVGQWGSLRARARGLPVATFRADDLPGLARVLHTYQQQGRTPWLVTDGWHPGRGPAPLAHYRELLDSHPGAVLLIDDTQAFGVLGANPARNRPLGQGGGGLLRWARLTPQGLGPELLTITSLAKGLGVPVAVLAGRASRLAQFRRRAETRVHTSPVSAWHAWAAEQALRHDARHGHAARRRLGLRITQFRRALARAGIRPLGDDFPVQKIVLDRTTAALGLHQQLRQAGLNTLLLAGETRPGVPEVAFCLRADHSAADIDYAAAALAHLARGTDWFSSPLSVALRHESDANPFAP
- a CDS encoding peptidoglycan-binding protein — encoded protein: MNPTLTLSPRSRSRTNAPAAVAIIYPKVGTVLRVPLRRTPTGGSYGHEQHPERQLITWFNRMAGARPGFPLQVRRILLVTGEPLCQSCYLGLARYLSRFHLADKLQLRTLAEAAPSARSATPETCSCGCGHCGHDIDYKDNSSSNSHLLNALLQDDYISDMELEDEGWWSRLKQLGQAAALTGALALGPQGAFKPVYDVAKAVAGAYEKHNKMQRTVESAQLPSRRPPGQQELGFEQEMGYEFADVAPGCASPGSGRPTLRLGARGEYVRYLQCRLNFHKVSLPQPLVNDGVWGPKTQTAVRNFQQGRGLVVDAVVGPLTWGQLDAGGAVVPTVPPKTQPVGTTPSGGTDVSTVRFRNAADINNFFLARTGQDFVDWFRGKVGGRGAWVRTHGGKTYPVTMPATADAKAGFLQFWDGIPRVFNSPDINFAQFAALQSVIVNETGGTMRPIAEKVGLPDHPGLAYAFNRIPGLKVSYNTGSNKRALELFNNREFLEAHGQKPLGAQLANTKDARWGGEAYPTDAASTSTDPAIAGFVQEADFYKFRGRGYIQITWRNAYQWLIPSVQNYSGSDPIILQKKAQWRGLSLDSVATRSSNADWQALFMQSTEFALGALKIFFGKKTNSINKVRVGDWESVRMVACDVMCTKSYTALFVQRVQQIFATLGAAPVPVGPVPQPGNVGPVPVPPAGGSEAALREAIVANALGMMAEPKIEAKLRGADGFRKGWQKLKILFETAAPDYVQSGWEENNLKRSTSVSNTAGIPHWCGIFALWAHRAAGLNVGTWKIGKGISANPAFRSIPAARVKKGDIGYYNLDPATKQPFRHHFLVREVYPDGTMDTIDGNSGGTSTVRSKSRVPLRGVDLFFSAFNG
- a CDS encoding DUF350 domain-containing protein, with translation MEYLNLKAFAASIVYSLLGIVILVVSFYVFNKLTPGTLRKEILEDHNTALAILGAAFMLAVALIISAAIHG
- a CDS encoding DUF4178 domain-containing protein — encoded protein: MSATATHRPESAQLDCPSCGTGITYYDVEGSEFYACPNCHAYFRWSGEETPKVFGSYKAGPQEAPLFPLGALGTLADQRWRVVGFVERCELRAEQYRWTEYQLFQPETAEYAQLAQYRGHWMLVRPAREEIKHTKLNGRFVTMPDGTYRLYNRYQARVLWAVGEFDWDIEGDDRLKIAEFILPPQMLVQEKAPNNTVVWYRAEHVEPREVASAFNLRPGAMPPQEGVGAIQPDPVKASWPALSTLTTVAFVVLLLLQIGQHLRHPDQLLLKASLQVLADTTAKTAPGTGRVIVSPSFTLDHQAALQIDLTTTLNNQWLELPVSLVNEQTGQGFEFTKNIEFYNGVEGGESWTEGSRDADAVLSRVPAGRYHLNFYPFTEAGPAAPSIEVRVTADPPLWSNFFVVLLLLLVFPAWQYFRRASHETQRWSQSDYGPDSE